From one Anticarsia gemmatalis isolate Benzon Research Colony breed Stoneville strain chromosome 20, ilAntGemm2 primary, whole genome shotgun sequence genomic stretch:
- the LOC142981852 gene encoding uncharacterized protein LOC142981852, with the protein MPDEIVVKHTTFSLPERVRTGMVIPISKGTYFNTNWKPEKEPLCAYDMLYHPPDYNPKSPRSDRQEIKIIRRNIWNQELHKGIASTTHFQLGRPKWKILDVPTKQFVRAVVKNENPHMRIYNVLEWTVLLTDGKPNPCDQ; encoded by the exons ATGCCAGATGAAATCGTAGTGAAGCACACGACATTCAGTTTGCCTGAAAGAGTGAGGACGGGGATGGTGATCCCTATTTCAAAAGGCACTTACTTCAATACTAATTGGAAACCTGAAAAAGAACCACTCTGTGCCTACGACATGTTGTATCATCCGCCGGACTATAACCCCAAGTCCCCAAGATCAGATCGACAGGAAATTAAGATTATTAGGCGGAATATTTGGAACCAA GAGTTACACAAGGGTATAGCGTCGACGACACATTTTCAGCTCGGACGACCTAAATGGAAAATTCTGGACGTACCGACCAAGCAGTTTGTAAGAGCTGTTG TGAAAAACGAGAATCCACATATGCGTATTTACAACGTTTTGGAATGGACCGTCCTACTCACAGATGGAAAGCCAAACCCTTGCGACCAATAA